In Aedes albopictus strain Foshan chromosome 3, AalbF5, whole genome shotgun sequence, the genomic window AAAATCATtgtaacagttcatttaatttactaaacaaagtgtatttataatttctgaaacagtctatatttgaAAATCCTCATATTTCTTGAAAACGATACGTAATTCACGAACCGCACCTAGCCTATACGCTAAACTGACACACTTAAGATCCGCAAAATCCAAAAGCTCACATTCGATGGGCAGTATCCAAAAAAAATAACACAGCCGGCATGAAACGGCACTCTTGCGCACTCGATTCTCATTGCATTGCTTACTCGGCTTATCGCTTGCTTGCTCGCTAGAAATTACTTTCGACCCATTCGGCCACCGCCGTCTCGTGTATGCACTGGTACATTTCGAATCCGGTCACGCACACCGTCGTTCCGAATTTGTCCACACAGTTATCGTACACGTACTGGGCCTGGAAGAAGCAAACGCGTGAGAGAGCGAACGGAACACAGGAGGTCAATTGGTCTGCTGCAAATTTCACCGAAGGATACTTACACCCTCGGGCTCCAGATAGCGCCCGGCAAAACCGATGATCAACGTTTTGTTGTAGCTGAAGTCATCGAACATGAAGCCGGATCGTTTCATCAAGCACTCGGTGAAGCACTGCAATGGGGAATATGGTAATGGGGTAATAAGTTGGATGTTCGACAGGTTCAATTAATAGGGGCTTCAGTTAACCAAAATG contains:
- the LOC115257573 gene encoding general odorant-binding protein 56d-like; the encoded protein is MKSLVASGVALLLLASSIGPGCAQDFKGAIDECTKEFEMDMDVVVSLKYGDFSERDPLIECFTECLMKRSGFMFDDFSYNKTLIIGFAGRYLEPEGAQYVYDNCVDKFGTTVCVTGFEMYQCIHETAVAEWVESNF